In a genomic window of Methanogenium sp. S4BF:
- a CDS encoding beta-CASP ribonuclease aCPSF1, producing the protein MLIEERLEDLRKKINSKVPAGISISEVEFEGPELVIYTDDTKLFAEQADLIKILARELRKRIVVRPNILEDPEKAATKVRAVVPESAGITDLFFDPDTGEVLVEAEKPGVVIGKNGATLRDITKEIGWTAKVVRTPPIESKTVKDIRQYLRSVKDERKEFLRRIGKRIHRDVRSKDKWVRVTTLGCCREVGRAAFLLSTPESRILIDCGEKPGSSSEGFPYLGVPEISPLSSLDAVVLTHAHLDHCAMIPLLYKYGFDGPVYSTPATRDLAAMLQLDYIDVVNKDGGVAPYSSREVQEYLKHSITLNYGSVTDIAPDVKLTYHNAGHILGSAISHFHVGDGLYNVAFTGDFNYDKTRLFGPATVQFPRLETLFMESTYGGSHDNQPSKKDAEEKLYEIVNTVINRGGKIVIPAFAVGRSQEVMLTLEEGIRLEKIPKVKVYLDGMIKEATAIHTTYPEYLNPDLRTQIFKEGMNPFLAECFEQVDSPDLRQKVIDGEPCIVITTSGMLSGGPVMEYLRTLAPEEKNCLVFVGYQADGTLGRRIQKGWKEIPIGRRETIMMNCEIQTVDGFSGHSDRSQLMRYVKHLQPRPERIFTIHGDEKSTIDLASSIYKNYHIQTVSPMNLETYRLV; encoded by the coding sequence ATGTTAATTGAAGAGCGTTTAGAAGATCTCAGGAAGAAGATCAATTCCAAAGTACCTGCGGGTATTTCAATATCAGAAGTTGAATTTGAAGGGCCGGAACTGGTCATCTACACCGATGATACCAAGTTGTTTGCCGAACAGGCGGATTTAATTAAGATCCTTGCCCGTGAACTGCGCAAACGGATTGTGGTCCGCCCCAATATTCTGGAGGACCCGGAGAAAGCCGCCACAAAAGTACGGGCGGTGGTCCCGGAGAGTGCCGGCATAACGGACCTGTTCTTTGACCCGGACACGGGAGAAGTGCTGGTTGAAGCAGAAAAACCGGGGGTTGTCATCGGAAAGAACGGAGCAACACTCCGGGACATCACCAAAGAGATCGGATGGACGGCAAAAGTGGTCAGGACACCACCCATTGAGAGCAAGACGGTAAAAGACATCCGCCAGTATCTCAGATCCGTCAAGGATGAACGCAAGGAGTTTCTCCGGCGGATCGGAAAGAGAATCCATCGTGATGTCAGAAGCAAGGACAAATGGGTCCGTGTCACCACTCTCGGCTGCTGCCGTGAGGTCGGAAGAGCAGCATTCCTCCTCTCCACGCCGGAGAGCAGGATTCTGATTGACTGCGGGGAAAAACCCGGCAGTTCATCCGAAGGATTCCCCTATCTTGGCGTTCCGGAAATATCCCCCCTCAGTTCACTGGATGCCGTGGTGCTGACCCACGCACATCTTGATCACTGTGCGATGATCCCCCTGCTGTACAAATATGGCTTTGACGGCCCGGTATACAGCACACCGGCAACACGCGACCTCGCTGCCATGCTCCAGCTCGACTACATCGATGTCGTGAATAAAGACGGCGGTGTTGCCCCCTATTCATCCAGAGAAGTGCAGGAATACCTGAAGCATTCCATCACCCTGAATTACGGCTCGGTCACGGATATCGCCCCGGATGTAAAACTGACTTACCACAACGCAGGCCATATTCTGGGGTCTGCCATCAGCCATTTCCATGTGGGAGACGGTCTCTATAATGTCGCGTTCACGGGCGATTTCAACTACGACAAGACCCGTCTCTTCGGCCCTGCCACCGTGCAGTTCCCCCGTCTGGAGACGCTCTTCATGGAGAGCACCTACGGCGGCTCCCATGACAATCAGCCATCCAAAAAGGATGCGGAAGAGAAACTCTACGAGATTGTCAATACCGTCATTAACCGGGGAGGAAAGATTGTCATTCCGGCATTTGCCGTAGGACGTTCGCAGGAAGTGATGCTGACCCTCGAAGAAGGCATACGGCTGGAGAAGATCCCCAAAGTCAAGGTCTATCTGGACGGCATGATCAAAGAGGCAACGGCCATTCATACGACCTATCCGGAATACCTGAACCCGGACCTCAGAACACAGATATTCAAGGAAGGGATGAATCCGTTCCTTGCTGAATGCTTTGAGCAGGTTGATTCACCGGACCTCCGCCAGAAGGTCATCGACGGTGAGCCCTGTATTGTCATCACCACGAGCGGAATGCTCTCCGGCGGACCGGTCATGGAGTATCTGCGCACCCTTGCACCGGAAGAGAAGAACTGCCTGGTCTTTGTCGGCTACCAGGCGGACGGCACCCTCGGACGCAGAATCCAGAAGGGATGGAAGGAGATACCCATCGGACGCCGCGAGACTATTATGATGAACTGTGAGATTCAGACCGTCGACGGATTCTCCGGCCATTCTGACAGGAGCCAGCTGATGCGGTACGTGAAGCACCTCCAGCCCCGGCCGGAACGGATCTTTACCATCCACGGCGATGAAAAGAGCACTATCGACCTTGCATCCTCCATTTACAAAAATTACCATATCCAGACCGTTTCACCCATGAATCTTGAAACATACCGTCTGGTATAA
- a CDS encoding MFS transporter: protein MKQRLSLIIGIFIVMALSNAIVPVLPEYASEMPALQGIIFSAYFFGAFVMVIPAGVLGDRYGRAPFITAGLLLTLLSGGIILLAANPYAITFARIVEGIGAGLFVSCALSWVNMQPDHTRLSGLYFAGLNAGLIAGLMGTGILNSHFGQNSGVMLFTGLAVIPLLLSFFIRDTTGVLTNVLPPVHAIGWRNKWLYFSSFILVGISGVLVSLYPEFTDESPFILGLLFAAMNGATICASLIAPNISLQPIQTIRLASALVGIAVLLSFIAPAYGGIGGVFVLFMVIGGSIGFVFVSQMNYLAVSEKLQGTAIGLLTAASYGGMAMLPFFSGLLTEVFSYGAAFLVNGILCLLVTVTIARCRCALPE, encoded by the coding sequence ATGAAACAACGCCTGTCACTGATCATCGGGATTTTTATCGTCATGGCACTCTCCAATGCGATTGTGCCGGTGCTCCCGGAGTATGCCAGTGAGATGCCCGCACTTCAGGGGATTATTTTTTCGGCATATTTCTTTGGCGCCTTTGTGATGGTCATTCCGGCAGGCGTGCTCGGCGACCGGTATGGGCGTGCACCCTTCATCACGGCAGGGCTTCTTCTCACCCTCCTGTCGGGGGGGATCATACTGCTTGCCGCAAATCCGTATGCAATAACCTTCGCACGGATTGTCGAAGGCATCGGTGCAGGGCTCTTTGTGTCCTGTGCACTCTCATGGGTGAATATGCAGCCGGACCATACCCGCCTCTCCGGGCTGTATTTTGCAGGCCTGAACGCGGGGCTTATCGCCGGACTGATGGGCACCGGCATCCTGAACTCCCATTTTGGCCAGAACAGCGGGGTGATGCTCTTTACCGGATTAGCCGTAATACCCCTGCTTCTCTCCTTTTTTATCAGAGATACGACGGGTGTGCTCACCAATGTTCTCCCCCCGGTGCATGCCATCGGCTGGAGAAACAAGTGGCTGTATTTTTCCTCTTTTATCCTCGTCGGAATTTCCGGTGTCCTTGTTTCGTTATACCCGGAATTCACCGATGAGAGCCCGTTCATCCTGGGGTTGCTGTTTGCCGCCATGAATGGCGCAACCATCTGTGCATCCCTGATTGCGCCGAATATATCACTGCAGCCGATTCAGACGATACGTCTGGCATCCGCTCTGGTGGGCATTGCTGTACTTCTTTCTTTCATTGCACCCGCCTATGGGGGAATAGGGGGGGTGTTTGTTCTGTTCATGGTAATCGGAGGCTCAATCGGATTTGTCTTTGTCTCCCAGATGAACTATCTTGCCGTCAGCGAAAAACTGCAGGGCACCGCGATCGGCCTGCTGACCGCCGCATCCTACGGGGGGATGGCGATGCTGCCGTTTTTCTCCGGACTCCTCACCGAGGTATTCAGTTATGGTGCGGCATTTCTGGTAAACGGCATATTATGCCTCCTCGTGACCGTGACCATTGCCCGCTGCAGATGCGCCCTCCCCGAATAG
- a CDS encoding hydrophobe/amphiphile efflux-3 (HAE3) family transporter produces MIFISHCNLSLSGGTKLRSPFTILADIIDTTPWAVAAAVILLVLVSLYGATNLSMETGIETYVDIETPQGAVLNEYLDIFSTSAVIIIVEGNDITDIDVIEYIYTLQQDLNNEIYIAGTSSVADLMVQMNGGRVPSGKAEISAVLSRIPAEAVSQYLSSQQLTLIFVPLDAGLSSDSQRVAIENIERVIASYPPPTGVSLTVSGSPAYEQQMLSEMSQSMGVLIMTALALMVIAVGLLFSHVRYSLLPVAVVFIGMLNTFGIMGLFGISISMVVIGAFPVLIGVGIDYAIQFHSRLDDESQRRALSESVRITVEKTGPSVLYAMTATALGFIAMFTSTIPMVQNFGKVCAIGVLFCYISALLIVPTYAKLVRYTPKAKKNNHARNQAYMQHYNNQLGSIARKIAGNPVPVILIFGMIAGIGYQIDSEIPINTDEDTFVPKDMPAVIDMKKITRVIGATETLPVYIRSDDIYHTDTLRWIRDFQEYELQENQKIIGASSIATLIERYNDGHLPSSDADIAAVVEEIPPSELSRLTSGNMITIIEFSLVEMSPDQALAMVNTVKSDLAFHHPPAGVTAELTGSTDMFAQLITDIQNTKVTMTMLGFGLITGFLLLLYRKFSAISPIIPIVMIVGWNSLIMYALKIDYTPMTAVLGSMTIGIACEYTILIMERYHEERKAGNDVDASIERAVRKIGTAITVSGLTTVFGFSALMMSAFEIISNFGTTTVITVGFSLIGAILVMPAVLKLISRFECDAPVQAT; encoded by the coding sequence ATCATTTTTATCTCCCACTGCAATCTATCACTATCAGGGGGAACCAAACTGCGCTCGCCATTCACGATACTTGCAGATATCATTGACACGACACCCTGGGCGGTCGCAGCGGCCGTTATCCTGCTTGTTCTGGTCTCACTCTATGGCGCCACCAATCTCTCCATGGAGACCGGCATCGAGACCTATGTGGATATCGAGACCCCTCAGGGCGCCGTGCTGAACGAGTATCTGGACATATTCAGCACATCGGCTGTCATCATCATCGTTGAAGGAAATGACATCACCGACATTGATGTCATCGAGTACATCTACACGCTCCAGCAGGACCTGAATAATGAAATTTATATCGCGGGGACATCCAGTGTCGCTGACCTGATGGTTCAGATGAACGGCGGGCGGGTGCCGTCAGGCAAGGCGGAGATATCTGCTGTCCTCTCCCGAATCCCGGCAGAAGCCGTCAGTCAGTACCTCTCCTCCCAGCAGCTGACCCTTATTTTTGTCCCGCTGGACGCCGGCCTCTCCAGTGATTCCCAGCGGGTGGCCATCGAAAACATTGAACGGGTCATCGCGTCCTATCCGCCTCCCACAGGCGTATCCCTTACCGTATCCGGGTCGCCTGCCTACGAACAGCAGATGCTCTCCGAGATGAGCCAGTCAATGGGGGTGCTGATCATGACTGCACTTGCCCTCATGGTCATTGCCGTCGGCCTCCTGTTCTCTCATGTCAGATACAGTCTGCTGCCGGTGGCGGTCGTCTTCATCGGGATGCTCAACACCTTCGGCATCATGGGCCTCTTCGGCATCTCCATCAGCATGGTGGTCATCGGTGCATTCCCGGTCCTCATCGGTGTCGGTATTGATTATGCCATCCAGTTTCATTCCCGCCTGGATGATGAGTCACAGCGGCGCGCCCTTTCCGAATCCGTGCGGATAACCGTCGAAAAGACCGGGCCGTCCGTATTATACGCAATGACTGCCACTGCGCTCGGGTTCATTGCCATGTTCACCTCCACCATCCCCATGGTGCAGAATTTTGGGAAGGTCTGTGCCATCGGGGTGCTGTTCTGCTATATCTCGGCCCTGCTTATCGTACCGACATATGCAAAACTGGTCCGCTACACCCCGAAAGCGAAAAAGAACAATCATGCCCGAAACCAGGCGTATATGCAGCACTATAACAATCAGCTCGGGAGCATTGCACGAAAGATTGCAGGAAACCCGGTGCCGGTTATTCTTATCTTTGGCATGATTGCCGGTATCGGCTACCAGATTGACAGCGAGATACCCATCAATACCGATGAAGACACCTTTGTGCCGAAGGATATGCCGGCCGTTATCGACATGAAGAAGATCACCCGTGTCATCGGTGCAACCGAGACTCTGCCGGTATACATCCGGTCTGATGACATCTACCACACCGACACCCTGCGCTGGATCCGGGATTTCCAGGAATATGAACTGCAGGAGAATCAGAAGATCATCGGCGCAAGCAGTATTGCGACACTCATCGAGCGGTATAATGACGGGCACCTCCCCTCATCTGATGCGGACATCGCCGCAGTCGTTGAAGAGATCCCTCCATCCGAACTCAGCCGCCTGACGTCCGGGAACATGATCACAATAATTGAGTTCTCCCTGGTTGAAATGTCGCCCGATCAAGCCCTTGCCATGGTAAATACCGTCAAATCCGACCTTGCGTTTCATCATCCCCCGGCCGGGGTGACCGCTGAGCTGACCGGGAGCACGGATATGTTTGCCCAGCTTATAACCGATATCCAGAACACGAAAGTCACCATGACCATGCTGGGTTTTGGCCTGATAACAGGATTTTTGCTCCTCCTCTACCGGAAATTCTCTGCGATATCCCCCATCATACCGATCGTCATGATCGTCGGGTGGAACAGCCTCATTATGTACGCCCTGAAGATAGACTATACGCCGATGACCGCCGTTCTTGGCTCCATGACCATCGGCATTGCCTGTGAATATACGATTCTTATTATGGAGCGGTATCACGAAGAGCGGAAGGCCGGGAATGATGTGGATGCCTCCATCGAGCGTGCGGTCAGAAAAATCGGCACCGCAATCACCGTGTCAGGATTAACGACCGTCTTTGGTTTCTCCGCGCTCATGATGTCGGCCTTTGAGATCATCAGCAATTTCGGGACGACGACGGTGATTACGGTCGGTTTCTCTCTCATTGGTGCGATTCTTGTCATGCCTGCCGTGCTGAAACTGATCAGCAGATTTGAGTGCGATGCCCCGGTTCAGGCCACCTGA
- a CDS encoding DUF86 domain-containing protein encodes MPRDYSLYLHDILESVERIQRYTHGMSYEDFRENDLVQDAVIRNLMVIGEAVKLIPVSQKEEHPDISWRKVAGLRDILIHAYFGVHNEIIWDIIRNKIPELQIVVKEMSEP; translated from the coding sequence ATGCCCCGGGATTATAGCCTCTATCTCCACGACATTCTGGAATCCGTTGAAAGAATACAGCGGTATACACATGGGATGTCCTATGAAGATTTCAGGGAAAATGATCTTGTGCAGGATGCGGTGATACGAAACCTCATGGTTATCGGGGAAGCTGTTAAACTCATTCCCGTGTCCCAAAAAGAAGAGCATCCGGATATATCATGGAGGAAGGTTGCAGGACTGCGGGATATCCTCATTCATGCATATTTTGGAGTGCATAATGAAATTATATGGGACATCATCCGTAACAAAATACCCGAACTGCAGATAGTGGTAAAAGAGATGTCGGAGCCGTGA
- a CDS encoding nucleotidyltransferase family protein: MLTAENILRELAGNEMRIRDLGVRRIGLFGSFVRDEAREDSDIDILVEFDEGRRSFDSYMDLKFFLEDLFRRKVDLVDRDAIKTGLRPYILRSVRYAPGL; this comes from the coding sequence ATGCTCACAGCAGAGAATATCCTTAGAGAGCTGGCTGGAAACGAGATGCGGATCAGAGACCTTGGGGTTCGGCGAATTGGACTGTTCGGTTCCTTTGTTCGTGATGAGGCACGGGAAGATAGCGATATTGATATTCTGGTCGAATTTGATGAGGGGAGGCGTTCTTTTGACTCATATATGGACCTCAAATTCTTCCTTGAAGATCTCTTCAGAAGAAAAGTAGACCTTGTTGACCGTGATGCGATAAAAACGGGTCTCAGACCATATATCCTTCGGAGCGTCAGGTATGCCCCGGGATTATAG
- the hflX gene encoding GTPase HflX, whose protein sequence is MKKIIVVQRNDQNADPATNSRKLSELKELAHAADYVVVGTFVQTRYPDRKYQIGRGKVDELAELVESLDAEKVIFNNPLSMPQIYNISEMCKCEVIDRFQLILEIFAARATTRRAKLQVELARLQYELPKIRALNFLVKKKERQGFMGLGGYDDSCEQDIKGRIARIRAELLQEGIGSESQRIFRHERGFSLVALAGYTNAGKSTLFQSLVEEETVVRDMLFTTLSPTTRALTVHNRKMLLTDTVGFIEDLPHFMVDAFRSTLDEIFLADVILLVVDMSDPVDIIRQKLAVSHDIFWKRTEGAVIVTALNKADLLPDEELQEKRELIRDLAPAPVMISAQSGEGLTELKQLLFEMLPPWEQCRISIPLSKESISMVSWLYDEGIVHSIEYGDSILMEIEARDEIIQKVKPFAVSS, encoded by the coding sequence ATGAAAAAAATTATTGTTGTCCAGCGAAATGATCAGAATGCTGATCCTGCTACAAATTCGCGGAAGCTCTCGGAGCTCAAAGAGTTAGCACATGCTGCTGATTATGTGGTTGTTGGCACATTTGTGCAAACAAGATATCCTGACCGGAAGTACCAGATAGGTCGCGGTAAGGTGGATGAGCTTGCGGAGCTTGTGGAATCTCTGGATGCTGAAAAAGTAATTTTTAACAACCCGCTGTCAATGCCGCAGATCTATAATATCTCTGAGATGTGCAAATGTGAAGTAATAGACCGATTCCAGCTTATCCTTGAGATATTTGCTGCAAGAGCCACTACAAGGCGTGCAAAACTGCAGGTGGAGCTTGCGAGATTACAATATGAGCTTCCGAAAATACGGGCTCTCAATTTCCTGGTAAAAAAGAAGGAACGGCAGGGGTTTATGGGTCTTGGTGGCTATGATGATTCTTGTGAGCAGGATATAAAGGGTAGAATAGCACGCATAAGGGCCGAACTTCTTCAGGAGGGAATTGGGAGCGAGTCACAACGCATTTTCAGGCATGAAAGGGGATTCTCCCTTGTAGCTCTGGCTGGGTATACGAATGCGGGAAAAAGTACTCTTTTCCAGTCACTTGTAGAGGAAGAGACAGTGGTCAGGGACATGCTCTTTACGACACTCTCTCCTACAACACGTGCTCTCACCGTACATAATAGAAAAATGCTTCTGACAGATACGGTGGGATTTATTGAAGACCTCCCACACTTTATGGTGGATGCTTTCCGGTCAACGCTTGATGAGATATTCCTGGCTGATGTCATTCTTCTTGTGGTGGATATGAGTGATCCGGTGGATATTATACGACAAAAACTGGCTGTCAGCCATGATATCTTCTGGAAGAGAACAGAGGGTGCTGTGATAGTTACTGCTCTTAATAAGGCCGATCTTCTTCCTGATGAAGAACTGCAGGAAAAACGGGAACTGATTCGTGATCTTGCTCCTGCTCCTGTCATGATATCTGCACAATCAGGAGAGGGTCTTACCGAACTGAAACAACTTCTCTTTGAGATGCTTCCTCCGTGGGAACAGTGCAGGATATCCATCCCGCTCTCTAAAGAGAGTATATCCATGGTATCGTGGCTGTATGATGAAGGCATTGTGCACTCAATCGAGTATGGGGATTCCATTCTCATGGAAATAGAAGCACGGGATGAGATCATTCAAAAGGTGAAGCCTTTCGCCGTGTCTTCCTGA
- a CDS encoding ATP-binding protein has product MGKTHPAGALGMAANHAGVQIYFINASILTEKRLNAYNQGRIQGYLNSLYLHMAIVDCRYGLGICRSIPMLYTVSFS; this is encoded by the coding sequence GTGGGAAAGACGCATCCTGCTGGTGCCCTGGGAATGGCAGCCAATCACGCAGGAGTGCAGATATATTTCATCAATGCGTCCATCCTGACTGAAAAACGGCTCAACGCATACAATCAGGGCAGAATACAGGGGTATCTGAATTCTCTTTATCTCCACATGGCAATTGTTGATTGTCGATATGGATTGGGTATCTGCCGTTCGATTCCGATGCTGTATACTGTTTCTTTCAGCTGA
- a CDS encoding AMP-binding protein, translated as MVRYSISMDDDLVQKIDKETKNLGISRSDWISEVCTTRFPELMGSGTPQIIDENGDAARHNMVDYDEAYRSFAIDVPEYYNFSFDVIDAWARRDRNKLAMIWVDQKGREMKYTFRDLSRLSNQVANMLIKYGPAKGERVLIMLPRVPEWWFFVLGMIKMGVVYCPAPTMLTEQDLKYRINAADIKMVITNAENAHKVDAIFDECPSLVSKFIVDDEREGWISYPVELAYPAPVSSKLVAFHGMVRTKATDPMLIFFTSGTTGEPKMVLHDHSYALGHIVTGRFWHDVRSTDLHFTVADTGWGKSTWGKLFGQWNEGAAIMVYDIRGKFNATELLPIIEKYGVTTFCVPPTIYRMLILADLEKYDFNELRHCCSAGEPLNPEVIKVWKEATDLTIYEGYGQTETVLCIGTFPCMKPKFGSMGKPAPGWQIEILNDEGKPAPLHEEGHIAIKTDPRPVGLFREYVNNPEENARSFSEGYYYTGDKGYKDEDGYFWFVGRDDDVIKASGYRIGPFEVESALIEHPAVQEAAVVGTPDVIRGQVVKAFIVLSPGYTPSEALIRDIQKYVKQVTAPYKYPRAIEFVDSLPKTISGKIKRKELKQREIEKTENRKEARGEVKVESKAEMKAEINTGVKAEGKKESKAESKTGSKKGSETAPSTAPAMAESRKDGKPEEKTGK; from the coding sequence ATGGTGCGCTATTCTATTTCGATGGATGACGATCTGGTACAAAAGATCGACAAAGAGACGAAAAATCTGGGTATATCCCGTTCAGACTGGATATCTGAGGTCTGCACCACACGGTTTCCCGAACTCATGGGAAGCGGCACACCCCAGATAATAGATGAGAACGGCGATGCCGCCCGGCACAATATGGTGGATTACGATGAGGCCTACCGGTCGTTTGCCATCGATGTGCCGGAGTATTACAACTTCAGCTTCGACGTCATCGATGCATGGGCCAGGCGGGACCGCAACAAACTTGCGATGATCTGGGTCGACCAGAAGGGCAGGGAGATGAAATACACCTTCCGCGATCTCTCGCGCCTCTCCAATCAGGTGGCCAACATGCTCATCAAATACGGCCCGGCGAAGGGGGAGCGGGTCCTGATTATGCTGCCGCGTGTCCCGGAATGGTGGTTCTTTGTCCTCGGCATGATCAAGATGGGTGTGGTCTATTGCCCGGCGCCGACGATGCTCACCGAACAGGACTTAAAATACCGGATTAATGCTGCTGACATCAAGATGGTCATCACCAATGCAGAGAATGCGCATAAGGTGGATGCGATCTTTGATGAGTGCCCGTCTCTGGTGTCGAAATTCATCGTGGACGACGAACGCGAGGGCTGGATTAGCTACCCGGTCGAGCTGGCCTATCCGGCGCCGGTCTCCAGCAAACTGGTGGCGTTCCACGGGATGGTGCGGACGAAAGCCACCGACCCGATGCTGATCTTCTTCACATCAGGCACCACCGGGGAGCCGAAAATGGTGCTGCATGACCACAGTTATGCGCTGGGCCATATCGTCACCGGGCGGTTCTGGCATGATGTCAGGAGCACAGACCTCCATTTCACGGTGGCAGACACCGGGTGGGGAAAGAGCACGTGGGGAAAACTCTTCGGCCAGTGGAATGAGGGTGCGGCCATCATGGTCTATGACATCCGGGGCAAGTTCAATGCGACCGAACTGCTGCCGATCATCGAGAAGTATGGCGTCACCACCTTCTGTGTCCCGCCGACCATCTACCGGATGCTGATTCTCGCAGACCTCGAAAAGTATGACTTCAATGAACTGAGGCACTGCTGCAGTGCGGGCGAGCCGCTCAACCCCGAGGTCATAAAGGTCTGGAAGGAGGCGACCGATCTCACGATTTATGAGGGATACGGCCAGACCGAGACGGTGCTCTGCATCGGCACCTTCCCCTGCATGAAGCCGAAGTTCGGGTCCATGGGCAAGCCTGCGCCGGGATGGCAGATTGAAATCCTGAATGACGAGGGTAAACCTGCGCCCCTGCACGAGGAAGGGCATATCGCCATTAAGACAGACCCGCGGCCCGTCGGCCTCTTCAGGGAGTATGTGAACAATCCGGAGGAGAATGCCCGCTCGTTCTCCGAGGGCTATTACTACACCGGCGACAAGGGATACAAGGATGAGGACGGGTATTTCTGGTTTGTCGGCCGGGACGATGATGTCATAAAGGCGTCCGGATACCGCATCGGCCCGTTCGAGGTGGAGAGCGCACTGATTGAGCACCCTGCTGTGCAGGAGGCAGCGGTCGTCGGCACACCGGATGTCATCCGCGGCCAGGTGGTGAAGGCGTTTATCGTGCTCTCACCCGGATATACGCCATCGGAGGCCCTTATCCGCGATATCCAGAAGTATGTCAAACAGGTGACTGCCCCGTATAAGTATCCGCGGGCCATCGAATTCGTGGACAGTCTGCCGAAGACGATCTCCGGGAAAATAAAGAGGAAGGAGCTGAAGCAGCGGGAGATTGAGAAGACGGAGAACAGGAAAGAGGCCAGGGGCGAGGTGAAGGTTGAGAGTAAGGCTGAGATGAAGGCTGAGATCAATACCGGCGTAAAAGCTGAAGGCAAAAAAGAGAGCAAAGCTGAAAGCAAGACCGGAAGTAAGAAAGGCAGCGAAACCGCACCATCAACGGCACCGGCCATGGCTGAGAGCAGGAAAGATGGGAAACCTGAGGAAAAGACCGGGAAGTAA